The following are encoded together in the Capsulimonas corticalis genome:
- a CDS encoding cellulase family glycosylhydrolase, producing MARVSEKEIFLSIQKWSAEKANEWYARQPWLVGANYNPANAINEMEMWQADTFDPKTIDLELSWAQSLGMNTMRVYLHDLLWKQDAEGFRGRIEEFLTIADTRGIKPLFVLFDSCWDPLPTLGAQRAPAPGYHNSGWLQSPGADALQDPTQYPRLQEYVTGVVGAFSQDERILGWDVWNEPDNTNATSYGDKEPANKVDLVAALLPQAFAWARSANPKQPLTSGVWMGDWSSPDTLSATEKIQIAESDVISFHNYGPAEDFAKRVQQLEQYGRPLLCTEYMARGAGSTFQGSLPIGKEHRVAMINWGLVAGKTQTFLPWDSWEKPYTDRDPEIWFHEVFHTYGAPYRPAETELIRELTASANGK from the coding sequence ATGGCGCGCGTGAGTGAGAAGGAGATTTTTTTGTCTATTCAAAAATGGAGCGCGGAAAAAGCGAACGAATGGTACGCCCGGCAGCCCTGGCTGGTGGGCGCTAACTATAACCCGGCGAACGCCATCAATGAGATGGAGATGTGGCAGGCGGACACCTTCGATCCCAAGACCATCGATTTGGAGCTGAGCTGGGCGCAGTCTCTCGGCATGAACACCATGCGCGTTTATCTTCACGATCTGCTTTGGAAGCAAGACGCCGAAGGATTTCGGGGACGCATCGAAGAGTTTTTGACGATCGCCGATACGCGCGGAATCAAGCCGCTCTTCGTGCTGTTCGATTCCTGCTGGGATCCCTTGCCTACCCTTGGCGCGCAGCGCGCTCCCGCCCCTGGCTACCACAATTCGGGCTGGCTGCAAAGTCCGGGCGCCGACGCCCTTCAGGATCCGACGCAGTATCCCCGGCTTCAGGAATATGTGACCGGCGTGGTCGGCGCCTTTTCCCAGGACGAGCGTATCCTGGGATGGGATGTCTGGAACGAACCCGATAACACCAACGCCACCAGCTACGGAGACAAAGAGCCCGCCAACAAAGTTGATCTGGTCGCCGCGCTCCTGCCCCAGGCGTTCGCCTGGGCGCGGTCGGCCAATCCCAAGCAGCCGCTGACCAGCGGCGTCTGGATGGGCGATTGGTCCAGCCCGGACACGCTCAGCGCCACCGAGAAGATACAGATCGCCGAATCCGATGTGATCTCCTTCCATAACTACGGTCCCGCCGAAGATTTTGCGAAGCGCGTCCAGCAATTGGAGCAGTACGGCCGCCCTCTCCTCTGCACCGAATATATGGCGCGCGGCGCAGGCAGCACCTTCCAGGGCTCCCTGCCGATTGGAAAAGAGCATCGAGTCGCCATGATCAACTGGGGACTGGTCGCGGGCAAGACACAGACGTTCCTGCCCTGGGATTCCTGGGAAAAGCCCTACACCGACCGCGATCCCGAAATCTGGTTCCACGAAGTCTTCCACACCTACGGAGCGCCCTATCGCCCCGCCGAAACGGAACTCATTCGCGAATTGACGGCCTCGGCCAACGGAAAGTAA
- the polA gene encoding DNA polymerase I, translating into MPKLVILDANSLLYRGFFAMRYLSTSDRTPTNAVFAFVMMLLTILEREKPDAIFAAFDHPTPTFRHKELASYKAQRKPIPDDLKPQRQPARDAAAAFNVPVIEVEGVEADDAVGTLAEIAKNEGFEVLIVTGDGDALQLVDDEQGPVKVMMMVKGVTDTVIYDEKAVRDRYGLDPSQIPDLKGIKGDASDNLPGVPGIGEKGASKLLGQYKTLEELIYHVDELPVKQRDALIAHTDGALLCKRLATILRDVPLGDIDLNDNYQETGPDFAAVRALFEKLEFHTLLRRLPGLEAAQRAKGGAAPPAALTTPVTRSQIEHSVPTNAAAIDAMLARFTAANAPVGIQLHFTPAKATLMDASLKGVGLAIDGAGAYVDWSNVSPALKAYLEDASKPKTVHDLKFAAGVLGRNGVELRGVTFDTHVAAYLLNAGRAGYPLRELAADFAGTELLFDEDDPESSVADEAAAIAALREPLMARLESDGLAQLLFDIELPLAVVLARIERTGVTVDGDILKEASKRLAELMAGLEAEIYAIAGEEFAIGSTKKLQEILFDKLKLPAGKKNKTGYSTGAEVLDDLAAKGHEIASKIVAWRELSKLKSTYADALPALINPETGKVHTSLNQTATSTGRLSSSNPNLQNIPIRTEVGREIRKAFIASPGCVLVSADYSQIELRLFAHMTHDPGLVQAFAADDDIHSRTARLIFKIPEGQPVTSDQRRQAKTINFAVIYGASAFRVSAELGVSQAVASELIKTYLASYPGVREYLEKILDDARAKGFVHTMLGRRRYVPEVNSTNYQFRQAAEREAANMPVQGTSADIIKLAMLKVDKALTDQKLAAKMVLQVHDELLFECPESEVRTLAALVKEGMESAFPLDVPLRVEAKSGRNWWEVTPLEDLDEVEFSPQS; encoded by the coding sequence ATGCCGAAACTTGTGATTCTGGACGCCAACAGCCTGCTGTATCGCGGCTTCTTTGCGATGCGCTATCTGTCGACGTCGGACCGGACGCCGACGAACGCCGTCTTTGCCTTCGTGATGATGCTTCTGACCATTCTGGAGCGCGAGAAGCCCGACGCGATCTTCGCCGCGTTCGACCATCCGACACCCACGTTTCGACATAAGGAGCTGGCAAGCTACAAAGCCCAGCGCAAGCCTATTCCCGACGATCTGAAACCCCAGCGACAGCCGGCGCGCGACGCCGCCGCCGCGTTCAATGTCCCGGTGATCGAGGTCGAGGGCGTGGAGGCCGACGACGCTGTCGGCACGCTCGCCGAAATCGCGAAGAACGAAGGCTTTGAAGTCCTGATCGTGACGGGGGACGGCGACGCCTTGCAGCTCGTTGACGACGAGCAGGGTCCCGTCAAAGTCATGATGATGGTTAAGGGCGTCACGGATACGGTCATCTACGATGAGAAAGCCGTGCGCGATCGCTACGGGCTAGACCCATCGCAGATCCCCGATCTCAAGGGCATCAAGGGCGACGCCAGCGACAATCTGCCCGGCGTCCCCGGCATCGGCGAAAAGGGCGCGTCCAAGCTCCTCGGGCAGTACAAAACGCTCGAAGAGCTGATCTACCATGTGGATGAGCTGCCGGTCAAACAGCGCGACGCGTTGATCGCGCACACCGACGGCGCGCTGCTTTGCAAGCGGCTCGCGACGATCCTGCGCGATGTGCCGCTTGGCGACATCGACTTGAACGACAATTATCAGGAGACCGGACCTGACTTCGCCGCCGTGCGCGCGCTGTTCGAGAAGCTGGAGTTTCACACGCTGCTGCGCCGCCTGCCGGGCCTCGAAGCCGCCCAGCGCGCCAAAGGCGGCGCCGCTCCGCCCGCCGCCTTGACAACTCCTGTCACACGCTCCCAGATCGAACATAGCGTTCCAACGAACGCCGCCGCGATCGACGCCATGCTCGCGCGCTTCACCGCCGCAAACGCTCCCGTCGGGATCCAGCTGCACTTTACGCCCGCGAAGGCGACGCTGATGGACGCCAGCCTCAAAGGCGTTGGTCTGGCGATCGACGGCGCCGGCGCCTATGTCGATTGGTCGAACGTCTCCCCAGCGCTCAAAGCCTATCTCGAAGACGCGAGCAAGCCAAAAACCGTCCATGATTTGAAGTTCGCCGCAGGCGTGCTCGGTCGAAACGGCGTCGAGCTGCGCGGCGTCACGTTTGATACTCATGTCGCCGCTTACCTTCTGAACGCCGGACGCGCGGGATATCCGCTGCGCGAACTCGCCGCCGATTTCGCCGGCACGGAGCTGCTGTTTGACGAAGACGATCCGGAATCGAGTGTCGCCGACGAAGCCGCCGCCATTGCCGCCCTGCGCGAGCCATTAATGGCGCGACTGGAATCCGACGGCCTGGCGCAGCTTCTCTTTGACATTGAGCTCCCGCTGGCCGTCGTCTTGGCGCGCATCGAACGCACGGGCGTTACCGTCGATGGCGATATTCTCAAGGAGGCCAGCAAGCGCCTGGCCGAGCTCATGGCCGGATTGGAAGCGGAGATCTACGCCATCGCGGGCGAAGAGTTCGCCATCGGGTCCACGAAGAAGCTTCAGGAGATCTTGTTCGACAAGCTCAAGCTGCCCGCCGGCAAGAAGAACAAGACGGGATACTCCACCGGGGCCGAAGTGCTCGACGACCTTGCGGCCAAAGGCCACGAGATCGCTTCCAAGATCGTCGCCTGGCGCGAGCTGTCCAAGCTGAAATCGACCTACGCCGACGCGCTGCCGGCTTTGATCAATCCGGAGACCGGCAAGGTCCACACATCGCTCAATCAAACCGCGACCAGCACGGGCCGTCTCAGCTCCAGCAATCCCAATTTGCAGAACATTCCGATCCGCACCGAAGTCGGCCGCGAGATCCGCAAAGCCTTTATCGCCTCGCCCGGATGCGTTCTCGTTTCCGCCGACTACTCGCAGATCGAACTGCGTTTGTTCGCGCACATGACCCACGATCCGGGGCTGGTGCAAGCCTTCGCCGCCGATGACGATATCCACTCGCGCACCGCGCGCCTGATCTTCAAGATCCCGGAGGGGCAGCCGGTCACCTCCGATCAGCGGCGTCAGGCGAAAACGATCAACTTCGCCGTCATTTACGGCGCCAGCGCCTTCCGCGTCTCCGCAGAGTTGGGCGTCAGCCAGGCTGTCGCCTCCGAGCTGATCAAAACCTATCTCGCCAGCTACCCGGGCGTTCGCGAATACTTAGAAAAGATCCTCGATGACGCCCGCGCCAAGGGTTTTGTCCATACCATGCTCGGCCGCCGCCGTTACGTTCCCGAAGTCAACAGCACGAACTACCAGTTCCGGCAGGCCGCCGAGCGCGAAGCCGCCAACATGCCGGTCCAGGGGACGAGCGCCGACATCATCAAGCTCGCCATGCTCAAAGTTGACAAGGCGCTCACGGACCAAAAGCTCGCCGCCAAGATGGTCCTGCAAGTCCACGACGAACTCCTCTTCGAATGCCCCGAATCCGAAGTCCGCACGCTCGCCGCGCTGGTGAAGGAGGGAATGGAATCGGCGTTCCCATTGGATGTGCCGCTGAGAGTCGAAGCGAAGTCCGGGCGCAACTGGTGGGAAGTAACGCCGCTGGAGGATTTGGACGAGGTGGAATTCAGCCCTCAATCCTAA
- a CDS encoding M20/M25/M40 family metallo-hydrolase — protein MPLPNTLDLIRELIAIPGPPGQESAVATAVAAHAESLGCAHATDARGNLIIAAPGAGAVPEKARVVVMAHLDEIALMVERIEPDGLLRVVSLGGLLPWKLGEGPVEILASSGEITGVLGFGSIHTNSPESPTVKARDSALTWDAARVFTGLSVTELKARGVRPGTRVVLGRARRTVTEMGDFIAAPFLDDRADVAALLLALEIVKSEGLNLPGVVFAATSAEEVGGHGALYMLRNLQPEVGIALEIGPRVPESRFTLDDQPTVWVHDGYCDTLASDLDLIAGAAEAAKLTPHWQALSRGGSDASCAGSHGLVARPITLAFAAENSHGYEITHKDSVTNLARLLVEVLRRVANGD, from the coding sequence ATGCCCTTACCCAACACGCTCGACCTCATCCGTGAACTCATCGCCATCCCCGGCCCGCCCGGGCAGGAATCCGCCGTCGCCACCGCCGTGGCGGCGCACGCCGAATCGCTTGGCTGCGCGCACGCAACCGATGCGCGGGGCAATTTGATCATCGCCGCGCCCGGCGCGGGTGCGGTCCCGGAAAAGGCGCGCGTCGTGGTGATGGCGCACCTGGACGAGATTGCGCTGATGGTGGAGCGGATCGAACCCGATGGTCTGCTGCGCGTTGTTTCGCTGGGGGGGTTATTACCCTGGAAGCTGGGCGAGGGGCCGGTGGAGATCCTGGCGTCGTCGGGTGAGATCACGGGCGTATTAGGGTTTGGATCGATCCACACCAACTCGCCGGAGAGTCCGACGGTAAAGGCGCGGGACAGCGCGCTGACGTGGGACGCGGCGCGGGTGTTTACGGGGCTGAGCGTTACGGAATTGAAAGCGCGCGGCGTGCGTCCGGGAACGCGTGTGGTTCTGGGCCGGGCGCGGCGGACGGTGACGGAGATGGGCGACTTTATTGCCGCGCCGTTTCTTGACGACCGCGCCGACGTCGCCGCGCTGCTTCTGGCGCTGGAGATCGTGAAGAGTGAAGGCTTGAACTTGCCAGGCGTTGTCTTTGCGGCGACTTCCGCCGAAGAGGTCGGCGGGCATGGGGCGCTCTACATGCTGCGCAATCTCCAGCCGGAAGTCGGGATCGCGTTGGAGATTGGGCCGCGAGTCCCGGAAAGCCGCTTCACGCTCGACGATCAGCCGACCGTCTGGGTCCATGACGGTTACTGCGACACGCTCGCGTCGGATTTGGACCTGATCGCCGGCGCCGCCGAGGCGGCGAAGCTCACGCCGCACTGGCAGGCGCTCTCGCGCGGCGGCAGCGACGCCAGCTGCGCCGGATCGCACGGCCTGGTCGCGCGACCGATCACGCTGGCCTTCGCCGCCGAAAATTCGCATGGTTATGAGATCACGCACAAAGACTCCGTGACAAACCTGGCGCGCCTTTTAGTCGAAGTTCTGCGGCGCGTGGCGAACGGCGATTGA
- a CDS encoding redoxin domain-containing protein, which translates to MNAFTLAAATLALASVSLSAVHADAIPVTTRPAPALAQGVWINGAPTTIAAQRGKVTVLLFWTHECINCKHNLGYWNDWAKKYKDTDVTVLSVHTPETATERVIGNVRHFVKDRNIQFPVVTDNDEKTWNAYSVQAWPTEILIDKAGNIRYEFNGELNWGGSGEYKTVQGLIEKLRGEKAG; encoded by the coding sequence ATGAACGCATTCACACTCGCGGCGGCCACGCTGGCCCTCGCTTCGGTTTCTCTTTCGGCTGTCCACGCGGACGCTATCCCTGTCACGACGCGTCCCGCCCCGGCGCTGGCGCAAGGCGTCTGGATCAACGGCGCGCCGACGACCATCGCCGCCCAGCGCGGGAAAGTCACGGTCCTGCTGTTCTGGACGCACGAGTGCATCAACTGCAAGCACAATCTGGGCTACTGGAATGACTGGGCGAAAAAGTACAAAGACACGGACGTGACGGTGCTGTCGGTGCATACGCCGGAAACGGCGACGGAGCGCGTGATTGGCAATGTTCGGCATTTTGTGAAGGATCGGAACATTCAATTTCCCGTCGTCACTGATAACGACGAAAAGACCTGGAACGCCTACAGCGTCCAGGCGTGGCCGACGGAGATTTTGATCGACAAGGCGGGGAATATCCGCTATGAGTTCAACGGCGAGCTGAACTGGGGCGGCAGCGGCGAGTATAAGACGGTGCAGGGGTTGATTGAGAAGCTGCGTGGGGAGAAGGCGGGGTAA